A single window of Cellulomonas sp. NTE-D12 DNA harbors:
- a CDS encoding response regulator transcription factor — translation MRVVLAEDSVILRDGLVALLARRGHEVLAALGDGETLVREVDALAVAGTPPDVVVADIRMPPNHTDEGLRAALALRAAHPELGVLLFSQYVETRYASRLLAGDARGVGYLLKDRVADVGDFVDALRRVADGQTVLDPEVVSQLLSSSTARDDGVGRLTAREREVLELMAQGRSNGAIAEQLYLSYGAVEKNVAAIFTKLSLEPDAADHRRVLAVLRYLGA, via the coding sequence TTGCGCGTGGTGCTCGCGGAGGACTCCGTGATCCTGCGCGACGGCCTCGTGGCGCTGCTCGCGCGGCGGGGGCACGAGGTGCTCGCCGCGCTCGGCGACGGCGAGACGCTGGTGCGCGAGGTCGACGCGCTGGCGGTCGCCGGGACACCGCCGGACGTCGTCGTCGCCGACATCCGCATGCCCCCGAACCACACCGACGAGGGCCTGCGCGCGGCTCTGGCGCTGCGCGCCGCCCATCCGGAGCTCGGCGTGCTCCTGTTCTCGCAGTACGTGGAGACGAGGTATGCCTCGCGGCTGCTCGCCGGCGACGCCCGCGGAGTCGGCTACCTGCTGAAGGACCGCGTGGCCGACGTCGGCGACTTCGTCGACGCGCTGCGCCGCGTCGCGGACGGTCAGACCGTGCTCGACCCCGAGGTGGTCAGCCAGCTGCTCAGCTCCTCGACGGCGCGGGACGACGGCGTCGGACGGCTGACGGCCCGTGAGCGCGAGGTGCTCGAGCTGATGGCGCAGGGCCGCTCCAACGGCGCGATCGCCGAGCAGCTGTACCTGTCCTACGGCGCCGTGGAGAAGAACGTCGCGGCGATCTTCACCAAGCTGAGCCTCGAGCCCGATGCGGCCGACCACCGGCGCGTGCTCGCCGTGCTGCGGTACCTCGGCGCCTGA
- a CDS encoding acyltransferase family protein, whose amino-acid sequence MATVLLRPAPSPPASPAPATAPAGRDTFVDAVRALGTVAVVTLHWLMADATWDGTSLHMGNALAHGAAWTITWVLQVLPLLFFAAGAAAGYHERRAAAAERGAEVTRAATVPSTGWARTLGRRVRGVGRPVAVLAVVWVVAVAGLLGAGVPAGAVRRMATTAPQPLWFLLVWLALVGVAPLLLRTWRRWRGRALAVAVALPLAVDLLRFGAGLHPLAWANVLLVWAVPFLAGLAYADERAAGRSSSPRPALLWAGLGLAVGSMALLVTLGPYPLSMVGMPGQAMSNLCPPTAPVVAQAVAQVCTILLARTAIERWARGAGRRPVAWLAGRSMTVYLWHLTAMFTVVGLDLLVLHERLPEPWGVDWWASRPLWFGAFALVLAVLVRVFGRFERSRSAVTGGAGHRLPAGAVLSDDGRCGPAAGGAATPR is encoded by the coding sequence GTGGCCACCGTCCTCCTCCGTCCCGCACCGAGCCCGCCGGCGTCGCCGGCGCCCGCGACGGCGCCTGCGGGACGCGACACCTTCGTCGACGCGGTACGGGCCCTCGGCACCGTCGCGGTGGTCACGCTGCACTGGCTGATGGCCGACGCGACCTGGGACGGCACGTCGCTGCACATGGGCAACGCCCTGGCCCACGGCGCCGCCTGGACGATCACCTGGGTGCTTCAGGTGCTGCCGCTGCTGTTCTTCGCCGCAGGCGCAGCGGCCGGGTACCACGAGCGCCGAGCAGCCGCCGCGGAGCGAGGCGCAGAGGTGACTCGCGCAGCCACCGTGCCGAGCACCGGCTGGGCGCGCACGCTCGGTCGACGCGTGCGTGGCGTGGGCCGCCCCGTGGCGGTGCTGGCGGTGGTGTGGGTCGTCGCGGTCGCCGGGCTGCTGGGCGCCGGGGTGCCGGCCGGCGCGGTCCGGCGGATGGCGACCACGGCGCCGCAGCCGCTGTGGTTCCTGCTCGTCTGGCTCGCCCTCGTCGGCGTCGCACCGCTGCTGCTGCGCACCTGGCGGCGGTGGCGCGGCCGGGCGCTCGCCGTGGCGGTCGCCCTGCCGCTGGCCGTGGACCTGCTGCGGTTCGGCGCCGGCCTGCACCCGCTCGCCTGGGCGAACGTGCTGCTCGTCTGGGCCGTGCCCTTCCTGGCCGGACTGGCCTACGCCGACGAGCGTGCCGCAGGCCGCTCCTCCAGCCCCCGACCCGCGCTGCTGTGGGCGGGACTCGGCCTGGCGGTCGGCTCGATGGCGCTGCTGGTCACGCTGGGTCCGTACCCGCTCAGCATGGTCGGCATGCCCGGCCAGGCGATGTCGAACCTGTGCCCGCCGACGGCTCCCGTCGTGGCGCAGGCCGTCGCGCAGGTGTGCACGATCCTCCTGGCGCGCACTGCGATCGAACGGTGGGCGCGCGGTGCCGGACGACGGCCTGTCGCCTGGCTGGCCGGCCGGTCGATGACCGTGTACCTGTGGCACCTGACCGCGATGTTCACGGTGGTCGGTCTGGATCTGCTGGTGCTCCACGAGCGCCTGCCGGAGCCCTGGGGCGTCGACTGGTGGGCGAGCCGGCCGCTCTGGTTCGGCGCCTTCGCCCTGGTGCTGGCGGTGCTGGTCCGGGTGTTCGGCCGGTTCGAGCGGTCACGGTCCGCCGTCACCGGCGGTGCGGGTCACCGGCTGCCCGCAGGCGCGGTGCTCAGCGACGACGGCCGCTGTGGTCCGGCAGCCGGCGGCGCTGCCACGCCTCGATGA
- a CDS encoding FCD domain-containing protein, translating into MTERATDGKAPRISSLPDRLPAQRLGVAVVEALVNVIVSGEVAPGESLPPELPLSQQFGVSRTVLRESVKRLEEKGMVKVGQGRGTVVQPTRSWNMMDRMVLNALIAHDESLGVLDELSVVRAQLEAVMAGETAAVRTEEDLARLRQVVETMRGSLDDYSVFGAADVEFHETVMAISGNRLAESIARVLFERARESARYRGTTPHSFHEQTLREHEAVFATIEAGARDAAAEAMHSHIIEAWQRRRLPDHSGRRR; encoded by the coding sequence ATGACGGAGCGGGCCACCGACGGCAAGGCCCCACGCATCTCCTCGCTGCCCGACAGGCTGCCAGCCCAGCGGCTCGGCGTCGCCGTCGTCGAGGCTCTGGTCAACGTCATCGTCTCGGGCGAGGTCGCCCCGGGGGAGTCGCTGCCACCGGAGCTGCCGCTCAGCCAGCAGTTCGGGGTGTCCCGGACGGTGCTCCGCGAGTCGGTGAAGCGCCTCGAGGAGAAGGGCATGGTCAAGGTCGGTCAGGGCCGCGGCACCGTGGTCCAGCCCACGCGGAGCTGGAACATGATGGACCGGATGGTGCTGAACGCCCTGATCGCGCACGACGAGTCGCTCGGCGTCCTGGACGAGCTGAGCGTGGTGCGGGCCCAGCTCGAGGCCGTCATGGCGGGGGAGACCGCGGCGGTGCGCACCGAGGAGGACCTGGCGCGGCTGCGCCAGGTGGTGGAGACGATGCGCGGGTCGCTCGACGACTACTCCGTCTTCGGCGCGGCGGACGTGGAGTTCCACGAGACCGTCATGGCCATCTCCGGCAACCGCCTGGCCGAGAGCATCGCGCGCGTCCTGTTCGAGCGGGCCCGGGAGAGCGCGCGGTACCGCGGCACCACGCCCCACTCGTTCCACGAGCAGACGCTGCGCGAGCACGAGGCCGTATTCGCCACCATCGAGGCGGGTGCACGGGACGCGGCCGCCGAGGCGATGCACTCCCACATCATCGAGGCGTGGCAGCGCCGCCGGCTGCCGGACCACAGCGGCCGTCGTCGCTGA
- a CDS encoding mandelate racemase/muconate lactonizing enzyme family protein, with translation MKITGLRTLTTLQDWGRPVGDVNGFISGGVTDVPLVVLETDEGLEGIGIGSHADVARVFPAIEGQDPRATFALYDRMLAWVFKSGHGGATFGGIGALDMALWDLKAKIAGEPLWRTLGALDRFVPGYASALEIAIPDDELEGLYAGWIDRGFTSVKVKGGLDLSSDLRRLARIREIFRANTPHPGVMLDANESWNRKQAIRYISALEEHIDLAWVEEPLRRWDAEGLAMISRSVRAGVATGENLTGLEQYKPLLDAGAVDIVQAGSMWGITHFLRVATVAHSRDLPVSPVGSAASPVWHAAAAVPNHLALELQDLGAPLGVRLDHEFVDGGVLLGLEPGNGVQLDEASIADGLLEQGWAQPAGPHVRPARAGLRLVPDGPRPKGAPGQG, from the coding sequence ATGAAGATCACCGGCCTGCGGACACTGACGACGCTGCAGGACTGGGGCCGTCCGGTCGGTGACGTCAACGGCTTCATCAGCGGTGGGGTGACCGACGTCCCCCTCGTCGTGCTCGAGACCGACGAGGGACTGGAGGGCATCGGCATCGGCTCGCACGCGGACGTCGCGCGCGTGTTCCCCGCGATCGAGGGTCAGGACCCCCGTGCGACGTTCGCGCTGTACGACCGCATGCTCGCGTGGGTGTTCAAGAGCGGTCACGGCGGGGCCACCTTCGGTGGCATCGGCGCCCTCGACATGGCGCTCTGGGACCTGAAGGCCAAGATCGCCGGCGAGCCCCTGTGGCGCACTCTCGGCGCCCTGGACCGGTTCGTGCCGGGGTACGCCTCCGCGCTGGAGATCGCGATCCCGGACGACGAGCTCGAGGGGTTGTACGCCGGCTGGATCGACCGGGGCTTCACCAGCGTCAAGGTCAAGGGCGGCCTCGACCTCAGCAGCGACCTCCGGCGGCTGGCTCGGATCCGGGAGATCTTCCGGGCGAACACCCCGCACCCGGGCGTGATGCTGGATGCCAACGAGTCGTGGAACCGCAAGCAGGCGATCCGCTACATCAGTGCGCTCGAGGAGCACATCGACCTCGCCTGGGTCGAGGAGCCGCTGCGGCGCTGGGACGCCGAGGGCCTCGCGATGATCAGCCGGTCGGTACGGGCCGGTGTAGCGACGGGCGAGAACCTGACCGGGCTCGAGCAGTACAAGCCGCTGCTCGACGCGGGCGCGGTGGACATCGTCCAGGCCGGCAGCATGTGGGGCATCACGCACTTCCTGCGGGTCGCCACCGTCGCGCACAGCCGCGACCTGCCGGTCAGCCCCGTCGGGTCGGCCGCCAGCCCCGTGTGGCACGCCGCAGCGGCGGTACCCAACCACCTCGCCCTCGAGCTGCAGGACCTGGGCGCACCGCTGGGAGTGCGGCTGGACCACGAGTTCGTCGACGGCGGCGTGCTGCTCGGTCTGGAGCCCGGCAACGGCGTGCAGCTCGACGAGGCGTCGATCGCCGACGGGCTGCTGGAGCAGGGCTGGGCGCAGCCGGCGGGGCCGCACGTCCGGCCGGCGCGTGCGGGGCTCCGGCTGGTGCCGGACGGCCCGCGGCCGAAGGGAGCACCCGGCCAGGGCTGA
- a CDS encoding aldo/keto reductase, whose amino-acid sequence MTPLPSRALGGSGLRLTEVGFGASTLGNLHRAMSDEDATAAVEQAWCRGVRYFDTAPHYGLGLSERRLGRALAAHPREQYVLSTKVGRLLERNPTPTELDDDGFVVPGDLHRVWDFSADGVRRSLDESLTRLGLDHVDIAYAHDPDQLSDRAGLEALEALADLREQGVVRAIGVGTNAPDRVPGLFTSGLADVAMVAGRYTLLEHAALATALEPARANGVAVVVAGVFNSGLLSSPWPGDDARYEYAAAPPATIRRARLLADACRRHGTTLPAAAIAFPLLHPAVAGVVLGMRTVDQVDANLDRYRTGVPDELWDDLCDQGLVDPAAVAAGR is encoded by the coding sequence ATGACCCCGCTGCCCAGCCGCGCGCTCGGCGGCAGCGGGCTGCGGCTGACCGAGGTCGGCTTCGGCGCGTCCACGCTCGGCAACCTGCACCGCGCCATGTCCGACGAGGACGCGACCGCGGCCGTGGAGCAGGCCTGGTGCCGGGGCGTGCGGTACTTCGACACCGCCCCGCACTACGGTCTCGGGCTGTCGGAGCGCCGCCTGGGCCGGGCGCTGGCGGCCCACCCGCGCGAGCAGTACGTGCTGTCCACCAAGGTCGGTCGCCTCCTCGAGCGCAACCCGACCCCGACCGAGCTGGACGACGACGGGTTCGTCGTCCCGGGCGACCTGCACCGGGTGTGGGATTTCTCGGCCGACGGCGTGCGCCGATCCCTGGACGAGTCGCTGACCCGGCTCGGGCTGGACCACGTCGACATCGCGTACGCCCACGACCCGGACCAGCTGAGCGACCGGGCCGGCCTCGAGGCGCTGGAGGCCCTCGCCGACCTGCGCGAGCAGGGCGTGGTGCGGGCGATCGGGGTGGGGACCAACGCGCCGGACCGGGTGCCGGGCCTGTTCACCAGCGGCCTCGCCGACGTCGCCATGGTGGCCGGTCGGTACACCCTGCTCGAGCACGCGGCGCTGGCCACGGCGCTGGAGCCCGCACGGGCCAACGGTGTCGCCGTGGTGGTGGCCGGGGTGTTCAACTCCGGGCTGCTGAGCAGCCCGTGGCCCGGTGACGACGCTCGCTACGAGTACGCGGCGGCCCCGCCCGCCACCATCCGCCGCGCCCGGTTGCTGGCCGACGCGTGCCGTCGGCACGGCACCACGTTGCCCGCCGCGGCGATCGCGTTCCCCCTGCTCCACCCGGCGGTGGCCGGGGTCGTGCTGGGGATGCGCACCGTCGACCAGGTCGACGCCAACCTGGACCGCTACCGCACCGGCGTTCCCGACGAGCTCTGGGACGACCTGTGCGACCAGGGGCTCGTGGACCCCGCGGCGGTCGCAGCGGGTCGCTGA
- a CDS encoding amidohydrolase family protein → MSPHVDSHLHVWERERHPQPWIGPAMSAIDRDFPPATAVRQLADAGVDGCVVVQCVNELAETVDLLADTEHLAAVRGVVGWVDLAGDVPAQVSALRAGPGGGRLVGVRHVTFADPDPAWLQRPDVGRGLTALGEAGLTFDVLVAHHQLAAAADVVRRHPGTSFVLDHLGKVPMTSTELVTWARGLTAVAQRPNVTLKVSGVVTEDRWDAWSVERLRPVVDHALALFGADRLMFGSDWPVVELAGGYRRWLQAYRELTDHLTPAERDAVDGGNAVRVYGLA, encoded by the coding sequence GTGAGCCCACACGTCGACTCCCACCTGCACGTGTGGGAACGCGAACGTCATCCGCAGCCGTGGATCGGCCCGGCCATGTCCGCGATCGACCGCGACTTCCCCCCGGCGACCGCCGTGCGGCAGCTCGCCGACGCCGGCGTCGACGGCTGCGTGGTCGTCCAGTGCGTGAACGAGCTCGCCGAGACCGTGGACCTGCTCGCCGACACGGAGCACCTGGCTGCGGTGCGCGGGGTGGTGGGCTGGGTCGACCTGGCAGGTGACGTCCCGGCGCAGGTCTCCGCGCTCCGGGCCGGCCCGGGTGGCGGTCGGCTGGTCGGTGTCCGGCACGTGACGTTCGCCGACCCGGACCCCGCGTGGCTGCAGCGTCCCGACGTCGGGCGCGGGCTGACGGCGCTCGGCGAGGCGGGGCTGACCTTCGACGTCCTCGTGGCGCACCACCAGCTCGCCGCGGCCGCCGACGTGGTCCGTCGTCATCCCGGCACGTCGTTCGTCCTCGACCACCTCGGCAAGGTCCCGATGACCAGCACGGAGCTCGTCACCTGGGCGCGCGGGCTGACGGCGGTCGCGCAGCGCCCCAACGTGACGTTGAAGGTGTCCGGCGTCGTCACCGAGGACCGTTGGGACGCCTGGTCGGTGGAGCGCCTGCGTCCCGTCGTCGACCACGCGCTCGCGCTGTTCGGTGCGGACCGGCTGATGTTCGGCTCCGACTGGCCCGTCGTGGAGCTCGCCGGCGGCTACCGACGCTGGCTCCAGGCCTACCGCGAGCTCACCGACCACCTGACGCCCGCCGAGCGCGATGCCGTCGACGGTGGGAACGCCGTGCGCGTCTACGGTCTCGCATGA
- a CDS encoding L-rhamnose mutarotase, with the protein MQRFAFVVDVVPELREEYLRLHAAVWPEVEAALSAHHVTNYSIFVLEDTLFAYYEYVGEDHAADLAAVDADPVTQEWLSRTDPCQVPFGRAARPGDRWRALEEVWHLP; encoded by the coding sequence GTGCAGCGGTTCGCCTTCGTCGTCGACGTGGTGCCGGAGCTGCGCGAGGAGTACCTGCGGCTCCACGCCGCCGTCTGGCCGGAGGTCGAGGCGGCCCTCTCGGCCCACCACGTCACCAACTACTCGATCTTCGTGCTCGAGGACACCCTGTTCGCGTATTACGAGTACGTGGGAGAGGACCACGCCGCCGATCTGGCCGCGGTCGACGCGGACCCGGTCACGCAGGAGTGGCTGTCTCGCACCGACCCCTGCCAGGTGCCCTTCGGTCGCGCTGCGAGGCCCGGGGACCGGTGGCGTGCGCTGGAGGAGGTGTGGCACCTGCCGTGA
- a CDS encoding carbohydrate ABC transporter permease, protein MSATSTRRSYQLTPGAWLGRAATVLVLAFFVVFFALPIVWLLIASGKTPHQLVSTGAFTPGSLGALSANWDALVHFQNGIVFQWLGNSAFYAVAALAITLLTTIPAGYALALGDFRGRKALLTTTLVVMLIPSTALVLPVFLELSAVSLVGKPAAAILPFSFFPFGVYLTYIYFSTSVPRDLLDAARIDGCGELAVFGRVAMPLARPVVALVGFFSFVANWNNFFLPFLTVPGVRSPIQVGLTNLLASVPAFNFTATGDAAVELPTLAVATLLSVTPVLLIFLFSQRFLVAGLTAGGTKE, encoded by the coding sequence TTGAGCGCGACTAGCACACGACGCTCGTACCAGCTGACGCCCGGAGCGTGGCTCGGTCGCGCCGCGACGGTCCTGGTGCTGGCGTTCTTCGTCGTCTTCTTCGCGCTGCCGATCGTGTGGCTGCTCATCGCCTCCGGCAAGACACCGCACCAGCTGGTCAGCACCGGAGCCTTCACGCCCGGGTCGCTCGGTGCGCTGTCCGCCAACTGGGACGCGCTGGTGCACTTCCAGAACGGCATCGTGTTCCAGTGGCTCGGCAACTCGGCGTTCTACGCGGTCGCGGCGCTCGCCATCACCCTGCTCACCACCATCCCCGCCGGCTACGCGCTCGCGCTGGGCGACTTCCGCGGGCGCAAGGCGTTGCTCACCACCACGCTCGTCGTGATGCTGATCCCGAGCACCGCGCTGGTGCTCCCGGTGTTCCTGGAGCTGTCGGCCGTCAGCCTCGTCGGCAAGCCGGCCGCGGCGATCCTGCCGTTCTCGTTCTTCCCGTTCGGCGTGTACCTCACGTACATCTACTTCTCGACGAGCGTGCCGCGCGACCTGCTGGACGCGGCGCGGATCGACGGCTGCGGGGAGCTGGCGGTGTTCGGCCGGGTGGCGATGCCGCTGGCACGGCCGGTCGTGGCGCTGGTCGGCTTCTTCAGCTTCGTGGCGAACTGGAACAACTTCTTCCTGCCGTTCCTCACCGTGCCGGGGGTGCGCTCGCCGATCCAGGTCGGACTGACCAACCTGCTGGCCAGCGTCCCGGCGTTCAATTTCACGGCCACTGGGGACGCCGCCGTCGAGCTGCCCACCCTGGCGGTCGCCACGCTGCTGTCCGTCACCCCGGTGCTGCTGATCTTCCTCTTCTCGCAGCGTTTCCTGGTGGCGGGGCTGACGGCCGGCGGGACCAAGGAGTGA
- a CDS encoding sugar ABC transporter permease, whose protein sequence is MTLAPSRAAAAGAPTGARQRPRRASRSVTGRWSRISYLFVSGYVLFALAFGILPTLYAVRMSFTHDDGTFAGLTNYVDAVQDFRFLPAVGHVAAFVGVWLVSLLVLVTVLSLMVHAIGRAWLSSSVRFVYYIPGALAGAASVVLWLFLLNPTVSPVSAVLRAFGFSTFVETIAPGNLPVIFAVIAFWSGAGGWIVVMYGALNSIPVEVLEAARLDGAGAVRTALHVQLPMLRKWISYMAIMSLAAGTQLFVEPRVLSQASHAVVPNDYSLNQLAYLFAFKQGDLNGSAAIAVLLLLVTLVLSVFFVIRGGLFERD, encoded by the coding sequence GTGACGCTCGCACCGTCCCGCGCAGCCGCTGCCGGCGCCCCTACGGGGGCCCGGCAGCGGCCCCGCCGCGCGTCCCGCTCCGTCACGGGTCGGTGGTCACGCATCTCCTACCTGTTCGTGTCGGGGTACGTCCTGTTCGCGCTGGCGTTCGGGATCCTGCCGACGCTGTACGCCGTGCGGATGTCCTTCACCCATGACGACGGCACCTTCGCCGGGCTGACCAACTACGTCGACGCCGTCCAGGACTTCCGGTTCCTGCCCGCGGTCGGGCACGTGGCCGCGTTCGTCGGGGTGTGGCTGGTCTCGCTGCTCGTGCTCGTCACGGTGCTCTCGCTGATGGTGCACGCGATCGGCAGGGCCTGGCTCAGCTCGAGCGTGCGCTTCGTCTACTACATCCCCGGCGCGCTGGCCGGCGCCGCCTCCGTGGTGCTGTGGCTCTTCCTGCTGAACCCGACCGTCAGCCCCGTCTCGGCCGTGCTGCGTGCGTTCGGCTTCAGCACCTTCGTCGAGACGATCGCACCGGGGAACCTGCCCGTGATCTTCGCGGTGATCGCCTTCTGGAGCGGTGCCGGCGGCTGGATCGTGGTGATGTACGGGGCCCTGAACAGCATCCCCGTCGAGGTCCTGGAGGCCGCCCGGCTGGACGGGGCCGGTGCGGTGCGCACCGCGCTGCACGTGCAGCTGCCCATGCTGCGCAAGTGGATCTCCTACATGGCGATCATGTCGCTGGCTGCCGGCACGCAGCTGTTCGTCGAGCCGCGCGTCCTGTCCCAGGCGAGCCACGCCGTGGTGCCCAACGACTACTCCCTGAACCAGCTCGCCTACCTGTTCGCGTTCAAGCAGGGAGACCTGAACGGGTCGGCCGCGATCGCGGTCCTCCTGCTGCTGGTGACGCTCGTGCTGAGCGTCTTCTTCGTGATCCGCGGAGGTCTCTTTGAGCGCGACTAG
- a CDS encoding extracellular solute-binding protein: MTTEHPRGAASPLRHLVVAATAAVTLLALAACGSSTSPSASKSDGSTSAFGFAPVKQDSSAAITVWVDATREAAAKQFQKAHPEVPIKVETYDGGADGSGSFQTKVEAFNQAGSGWPDVVFSTQNNEAAWASQGKDAFAAPLDKGYLDKSFLDGFTPGALAPVTVDGTVYGLRNDLAPTVTWYDTALMKQFGYTVPTTWEAYQALGEKVGKEHPGYIVGTVGDSFAPEIYFWGAKAPVNVVKGTDQFSANTSDASSVKMATLIDDLLKSGSMAKESVFSPEFVQKYTGKVLMMPGPVWYSGALFNNPSSLKSAPGTIAAGLPLGWDGQQAVAGNVGGGTWYVSRHSANLEAAKKLIEFVTSDPSYQVDLAQGLPAYKDAGDKWLAKQAASGFFAGDFAKNVSAAASEVWDGWGYPRFSQEAVWAKTVTPALSAGKSLVDTLPEWDKAIKNQAQANGYKVK, encoded by the coding sequence ATGACCACAGAGCACCCCCGAGGCGCAGCGAGCCCGTTGCGGCACCTGGTCGTGGCGGCGACCGCAGCCGTGACGTTGCTCGCCCTGGCAGCCTGCGGCTCCTCCACCTCGCCCAGTGCGAGCAAGTCGGACGGCTCCACGTCCGCCTTCGGGTTCGCCCCGGTCAAGCAGGACTCGAGCGCGGCGATCACCGTGTGGGTGGACGCCACCCGCGAGGCGGCGGCGAAGCAGTTCCAGAAGGCGCACCCCGAGGTGCCGATCAAGGTCGAGACGTACGACGGCGGGGCGGACGGGTCCGGCTCGTTCCAGACCAAGGTCGAGGCGTTCAACCAGGCCGGCAGCGGCTGGCCGGACGTGGTGTTCTCCACGCAGAACAACGAGGCGGCGTGGGCCAGCCAGGGGAAGGACGCCTTCGCGGCTCCTCTGGACAAGGGCTACCTCGACAAGTCGTTCCTCGACGGTTTCACCCCGGGCGCGCTCGCACCGGTCACCGTCGACGGGACCGTCTACGGGCTCCGCAACGACCTGGCCCCGACCGTCACCTGGTACGACACCGCTCTCATGAAGCAGTTCGGCTACACCGTGCCCACCACGTGGGAGGCGTACCAGGCCCTCGGCGAGAAGGTCGGCAAGGAGCACCCCGGGTACATCGTCGGGACCGTGGGCGACTCGTTCGCGCCGGAGATCTACTTCTGGGGCGCCAAGGCCCCGGTGAACGTGGTCAAGGGCACCGACCAGTTCAGCGCGAACACGTCCGACGCCTCGTCGGTCAAGATGGCGACCCTGATCGACGATCTGCTGAAGTCCGGGTCGATGGCCAAGGAGAGCGTGTTCAGCCCCGAGTTCGTGCAGAAGTACACCGGCAAGGTGCTGATGATGCCCGGCCCGGTCTGGTACTCCGGCGCCCTGTTCAACAACCCGAGCTCGCTCAAGTCCGCGCCCGGAACCATCGCCGCGGGCCTGCCCCTCGGGTGGGACGGTCAGCAGGCCGTGGCCGGCAACGTCGGCGGCGGCACCTGGTACGTCTCGCGGCACTCGGCCAACCTCGAGGCCGCGAAGAAGCTCATCGAGTTCGTCACCTCGGACCCGAGCTACCAGGTGGACCTGGCCCAGGGCCTGCCGGCCTACAAGGACGCGGGCGACAAGTGGCTGGCCAAGCAGGCGGCCAGCGGGTTCTTCGCCGGCGACTTTGCCAAGAACGTCTCGGCGGCCGCGTCCGAGGTCTGGGACGGCTGGGGCTACCCGCGGTTCAGCCAGGAGGCGGTCTGGGCGAAGACCGTCACCCCCGCCCTCTCGGCGGGCAAGAGCCTCGTCGACACGCTCCCCGAGTGGGACAAGGCGATCAAGAACCAGGCCCAGGCGAACGGCTACAAGGTCAAGTGA
- a CDS encoding alcohol dehydrogenase catalytic domain-containing protein gives MLTAAYLGNRTVAVRDASPTAPGPGEVRVRVAYVGLCGTDLHVAHGDMERRVRTPLVFGHEMSGVVDAVGDGVEGWRAGDLVTVMPLLWDGTCPACRAGNSHVCQNLTFIGIDSPGALQALWNVPGSTLVRMPADVEPRHAALVEPVAVAVHDVRRGGVSAGDAVVVLGGGPIGTLIACVAAHAGARVVVVEPDPSRRELVQDLGFRAVGPEEIGPEVERWTAGAGADVVFEVSGSAAAVAAATGLAKVRGTLVVVAIHPEPRPVDLQRVFWRELTLVGARVYERVDFERAVELVAAGVVPAERLITRVVPLTDVNDALDDLGAGRAMKILVDVQAGQPEEVQA, from the coding sequence GTGCTCACTGCTGCGTACCTCGGCAACCGGACGGTCGCGGTTCGCGACGCGTCCCCGACCGCCCCGGGGCCGGGCGAGGTCCGCGTCCGCGTCGCGTACGTCGGCCTGTGCGGCACGGACCTGCACGTCGCGCACGGCGACATGGAGCGCCGGGTGCGCACGCCGCTGGTCTTCGGCCACGAGATGAGCGGGGTGGTCGACGCCGTCGGCGACGGCGTCGAGGGCTGGCGAGCGGGCGACCTCGTCACCGTGATGCCGCTGCTCTGGGACGGCACGTGCCCGGCCTGCAGGGCAGGCAACAGCCACGTGTGCCAGAACCTGACCTTCATCGGCATCGACTCCCCCGGTGCTCTCCAGGCGCTGTGGAACGTTCCCGGGTCGACGCTGGTGCGGATGCCGGCCGACGTGGAGCCGCGCCATGCGGCCCTCGTCGAGCCGGTCGCGGTGGCGGTCCACGACGTGCGACGCGGCGGGGTGTCCGCGGGCGACGCCGTGGTGGTGCTGGGCGGGGGGCCGATCGGCACGCTGATCGCCTGCGTCGCCGCGCACGCCGGTGCACGCGTCGTCGTCGTCGAGCCGGACCCCTCACGTCGCGAGCTGGTGCAGGACCTCGGGTTCCGCGCGGTCGGTCCGGAGGAGATCGGCCCCGAAGTCGAGCGGTGGACCGCCGGAGCGGGCGCCGACGTGGTCTTCGAGGTGTCCGGCTCCGCCGCCGCCGTCGCTGCCGCCACCGGCCTGGCCAAGGTGCGCGGGACGCTGGTGGTGGTGGCTATCCATCCCGAGCCGCGGCCCGTGGACCTGCAACGGGTGTTCTGGCGCGAGCTCACGCTCGTCGGGGCACGGGTCTACGAGCGCGTCGACTTCGAGCGGGCCGTGGAGCTCGTCGCCGCGGGGGTCGTCCCGGCCGAGAGGCTGATCACGCGGGTGGTGCCCCTCACGGACGTGAACGACGCGCTCGACGACCTCGGCGCGGGCCGCGCGATGAAGATCCTGGTCGACGTGCAGGCGGGTCAGCCCGAGGAGGTCCAGGCATGA